A region of the Cellulomonas sp. WB94 genome:
CAGCGGGTGCGACGTCGGCGCCGAGCGTCATGAGGATCCCGGCTCCGATGCCGTTGCCCAGCCCCATGACCATCGCGGCGACCGTCACTCCGGCGAGTGTGGTGGTCATGGGCAACGCGAGGATCGCGCAGCCGAGCACGACCATCGACGGGATCGCGACCCACAGCCTCCCGCGGCGGTCCATCACCTTGCCGGACGGGTAGAAGAGCAGCATGTCCACCGCGCCGGAGATCCCGAACACGATGCTGGTCGTCGCAGGGCTGAAGCCGAGCTGCTCCGACCACAGCGGAAGCACGACCTGACGGCTGGCGCGGACGGCGCCGACAGCCATGACCGCGAAACCGAGGGTCAGGAACACCCGGGCGTTCTGACGCAGCACCGTGCGCATCGGCACCGTCACGGCAGCGTGACGGCGTCGGACAGCCTCGGCTCCGGCGACATCGGGGACCACAAGGACGACGAGCCCGGCAACCAGGCTCGTGAGGACCGCGAGCCAGTAGACGCCGTTCAAGGCGACGAGGTGCACGACGCCCGCGCCGATGAACGGTCCGATGAAGGCACCGATGCGCTGGACGCCGCCGAGCGTCGACAGCGCCGTGGCGCGCTTCAGGACCGGGATGACCTCGGTCAGGTACGACTGGCGGGCCAGGGTGAAGACGGCGTTGGTGGCTCCGACACAGACCACCCCGGCGCCGAGCACCCACATGTTCGGTGCGAGCGCGCAACCCGTGAGCGCGAGCACCGACAGCGCCGCAGCGACGAGCATGGCCCGGCGGTCGCCGATCCGGGCGGCGAGGACACCGGCGGGTACGTCCCCCACGATCTGACCGACGCCCAGCAGCGCGACCAGGAGCCCGGCGACCGCGAGGTTGGCGCCGAGGGCGACCGCCGAGAGCGGGATGATCGGCATGATCGCGCCGACGCCGATCTCGAAGACCAGGGCCGGGGCGTAGACGCCGCGGGCGACCTCACGCAGCTCCACGTCCGGTCGCTGGGGTGGCTCGGAGGAAGTCATCGCCACCATTGTGCCGGGTGATCAGGCTCGGCGCTGTCACGTCCTCGACGACCAGCCGAACTTGAGATTCATGACAACCCATCCGCGCGGCCTGTGGACCTGGACGCCTGAAGACGAAACGATGGCTCAAGGCCGCGCCCCTGTCGGCCGATCAGACAGTTGCATGGCGAGCGCACTCGCAGGTGCCCCGTGGGTTCGGGTTCGTGAAGAGTGGCAGGGGCGGCATCCGCCGCGAAAGCCACCCGGAAACCAGAGGAAGAGAACCAACATGGACAAGTGGCGCATCGCGAAGAACAGCACGATCATCCGCATCGCAGCCAGCGCAGGCACGATCGTTGCCGTCGCCGCGCTGGCCGGCGCTGGGTACAAGTGGTAGCTGACCAGCCACGCGAACGCGGGGCCGGGGACGAGTCCCCGGCTCCGCGTTCGCTGCTCGGTATGTACGTCGCCGTGGTGTGCGGGCTCGGTCTCGTCGCCATCGCGGGCGTGATCGTCGGCACGTCGTGGCCGTCTGTCGCTCACAGCGACTGGTGGCCCATCGGGTTCCTCGCGGTGGCCGCCCTCGTGGGAGAGGTGAAGCCGCTGCTCATCTCGCGGAGCGGCAAGGCGTCGTGGACCGTCTCGACGTCGGGTCCCTTCATCCTTGCCCTGGTCGCGGTCGCCGGCGTGGGGGTCGCGGTCCTCGTCCAGGCCGTCGTGAGCCTGGCCGACGATCTCATCAACAGGCGCACACCGATGAAGTCCGCGTTCAACACGGCGCAGTACGTCCTCAGCCTTGTCGCGGCCCGGGCCGTCTTCTCCGCCCTGGCGGGTCTGCCGTTCTTCGCGGGCCCCATGACCATCGGGGTGCGCCACCTGGGCCCACTGCTCGCCGGCGGCGTCGCGATGGTCGTCATCAACCTGCTGCTCGTGGCGTCCGTGGTCTCGATCGCCACGTCTCAGCCGCTCCGGACCATCATGCGCGAGGACGTCCACTTCCACGCCGCCACCCAGCTGGTCCTGCTCTGCATCGGTGCCGTCGCTGCGATCGTCGTCAGGGACGGCGTGGGTGTCCTTGCGCTGCTGGGTCCACCGGCCTTCGCCGTCTACTGGACGACCGCCGCCGGGATCCGCCATGCCCACGAGGCGTCGCACGACTCGCTGACCGGCCTCCACAACCGGGAACGGCTCCACGGCCGGCTCGCGCACGCCTTCGTCGCCCCGAACCGCACGCCGTCGGGCGGTCCCGGGCTCGTGCTGATCGACCTCGACCACTTCAAGGACATCAACGACACGCTCGGGCACCCCGTGGGCGACACGCTCCTGCAGCAGGTGGCCGAGCGCCTGGTCCTCGCCCTCGGCGAGGACGCGTTCGTGAGCCGACTCGGTGGCGACGAGTTCGCGGTCGTGGTCGACGGCGACCTCGCGGCCACCCAGAGGGTCGCGCAGGACCTGCTCGCCTCGCTCGAAGCCCCGATGCGGGTCGGCGAGGTCGAGCTGCTCGTCCGGGCGAGTGCCGGCGTCGCCGTCGCCCCTCAGCACGGGGACGACGCCGAGGCGTTGATGAAGAATGCCGACGTCGCGCTCTACCAGGCGAAGCTCGACCGCGATCGGATCAGCACGTACTCGCCCGAGCACGACGTCAACACGC
Encoded here:
- a CDS encoding MFS transporter, with product MTSSEPPQRPDVELREVARGVYAPALVFEIGVGAIMPIIPLSAVALGANLAVAGLLVALLGVGQIVGDVPAGVLAARIGDRRAMLVAAALSVLALTGCALAPNMWVLGAGVVCVGATNAVFTLARQSYLTEVIPVLKRATALSTLGGVQRIGAFIGPFIGAGVVHLVALNGVYWLAVLTSLVAGLVVLVVPDVAGAEAVRRRHAAVTVPMRTVLRQNARVFLTLGFAVMAVGAVRASRQVVLPLWSEQLGFSPATTSIVFGISGAVDMLLFYPSGKVMDRRGRLWVAIPSMVVLGCAILALPMTTTLAGVTVAAMVMGLGNGIGAGILMTLGADVAPAAVRPQFLGIWRLFSDAGVAGGPLVVAAGAALGSLAAGIASMGAVGLLAAAGLARWVPRFSDHANATTRRRAAERETAP
- a CDS encoding EAL domain-containing protein codes for the protein MYVAVVCGLGLVAIAGVIVGTSWPSVAHSDWWPIGFLAVAALVGEVKPLLISRSGKASWTVSTSGPFILALVAVAGVGVAVLVQAVVSLADDLINRRTPMKSAFNTAQYVLSLVAARAVFSALAGLPFFAGPMTIGVRHLGPLLAGGVAMVVINLLLVASVVSIATSQPLRTIMREDVHFHAATQLVLLCIGAVAAIVVRDGVGVLALLGPPAFAVYWTTAAGIRHAHEASHDSLTGLHNRERLHGRLAHAFVAPNRTPSGGPGLVLIDLDHFKDINDTLGHPVGDTLLQQVAERLVLALGEDAFVSRLGGDEFAVVVDGDLAATQRVAQDLLASLEAPMRVGEVELLVRASAGVAVAPQHGDDAEALMKNADVALYQAKLDRDRISTYSPEHDVNTLERLQLLADLRTALDTGQLSVAYQPQVNLTSRRMVGVEALIRWQHPTRGSVPPDSFIPLAENSGLIAELTATVLDAALGQLAELRAAGHELRMAVNLSARHLSDLALPRQVAEALRRHSIPPEMLVLEVTETGILADPARVDAVIATLRQLGVAIAVDDYGTGHASLSYLKTLEVDELKIDKSFVVDMGRDTHDFIIVRSTIALALDLDLRVIAEGIEDEETAVALRELGCDVGQGYHLGRPTTPDQILLRLNSERLLAAARDAATP